Proteins encoded by one window of Lathyrus oleraceus cultivar Zhongwan6 chromosome 1, CAAS_Psat_ZW6_1.0, whole genome shotgun sequence:
- the LOC127115400 gene encoding GDSL esterase/lipase At5g45910, giving the protein MIYNNNMKFLILFSLTFIFRNVLSNANPLPYEAIFNFGDSISDTGNEATLHPPMPSNSPYGSTYFKHPSGRLSNGRLIIDFIAQAYGLPFLPAYKNLIEGQDITKGVNFAFAGATALDFNYFNKSRVALPGTNNSLSVQFKMFKRLKPSLCKNKKDCRNYFKKSLFLVGEIGGNDIFSHITPNFSNFRNLIPLVVNKITETTISLIKEGAVEIVIPGNFPVGCSASLLAVVNTNNTKNYDEFGCFKAFNTVTQYFNDNLISSITTLRETYPDVKIIYFDYYNDAKRLYEEPQKYGFDKDETFKACCGGGGPHNFDPRMGCGSPNTTVCSDPSKNINWDGVHFTEAAYKLLAKGLVEGPFAYPSLKPAPFQIA; this is encoded by the exons ATGATTTATAATAATAACATGAAGTTCTTAATTCTCTTTAGCCTCACTTTTATATTCAGAAATGTACTTTCAAATGCCAATCCTCTTCCCTACGAAGCTATATTTAATTTTGGTGATTCAATAAGCGACACGGGAAATGAAGCAACTCTTCACCCACCTATGCCTAGCAATAGTCCTTATGGATCAACATATTTTAAACATCCCTCAGGACGTTTGTCAAATGGACGCTTGATTATAGATTTCATAG CTCAAGCATATGGATTGCCATTTTTGCCGGCCTATAAAAATCTCATTGAAGGCCAAGATATCACGAAAGGAGTGAACTTTGCATTTGCTGGTGCCACTGCActtgattttaattatttcaATAAAAGTAGGGTTGCTCTACCTGGAACTAATAACTCACTGAGTGTTCAATTTAAGATGTTTAAGAGACTCAAGCCTTCACTATGTAAAAACAAAAAAG ATTGTCGTAACTACTTTAAGAAATCATTATTTTTAGTGGGAGAAATTGGTGGAAATGATATTTTCTCTCATATTACACCAAATTTTTCAAACTTCCGAAATCTTATTCCCTTAGTGGTTAATAAAATTACAGAAACAACCATA TCATTAATCAAAGAGGGAGCTGTAGAGATAGTTATTCCAGGGAACTTTCCAGTGGGGTGTAGTGCCTCCCTTTTGGCAGTGGTGAATACTAATAATACAAAAAACTACGATGAATTTGGATGCTTTAAGGCATTTAATACTGTCACACAATATTTTAATGACAATCTAATCTCTTCTATAACTACATTGAGAGAGACTTACCCTGATGTCAAGATAATATACTTTGACTATTATAATGATGCCAAACGTTTGTATGAAGAACCGCAAAAATACG GTTTTGATAAGGATGAGACATTCAAAGCATGTTGTGGAGGCGGTGGGCCACATAATTTTGATCCAAGAATGGGGTGTGGAAGTCCTAACACAACAGTTTGCTCTGACCCTTCTAAAAATATAAACTGGGATGGAGTTCATTTTACAGAAGCAGCATATAAGCTATTAGCAAAAGGATTAGTTGAAGGACCATTTGCATATCCCTCACTTAAACCAGCTCCTTTTCAAATAGCCTAA